The following coding sequences are from one Helicoverpa zea isolate HzStark_Cry1AcR chromosome 4, ilHelZeax1.1, whole genome shotgun sequence window:
- the LOC124629529 gene encoding parkin coregulated gene protein homolog has protein sequence MVLLPPCAPEQCGKDFRHSLKKPSPNYPYGHKTKKPRVVPAFTIQAMQKNTKVLPPPKCGVFDPLPPRPTMFRKCYQRGEFPVCIEFTNFGKRLAWKVPIEKLDFHHYLPMFFDGLAEGSYPYNFIVERGIHDLITKGSYKVLPVVPQLIIPIKNALATKRPTVLCHALKCIQMLVTGCERVGEALVPYYRQILPTLNLFKDKNRNIGSAIDHTTTRGENVADLIESTLQLLERYGGPDAFINIKYMIPTYESSVLN, from the exons ATGGTGCTATTACCGCCGTGCGCTCCCGAACAGTGCGGGAAGGATTTCCGACATTCTCTGAAGAAGCCAAGTCCCAACTATCCTTATGGGCACAAGACAAAGAAACCGAGGGTGGTCCCTGCCTTCACAATACAAG CTATGCAAAAGAACACAAAAGTGCTTCCACCACCAAAATGTGGAGTATTCGATCCGCTACCCCCTCGGCCCACCATGTTCAGGAAGTGTTACCAGCGAGGAGAGTTTCCTGTCTGTATCGAGTTCACTAACTTCGGCAAACGACTGGCTTGGAAG GTACCCATAGAAAAACTGGACTTTCATCACTATTTACCCATGTTCTTCGACGGGCTGGCTGAAGGTTCTTACCCATACAACTTCATTGTGGAGAGAGGAATTCATGACCTGATCACTAAGGGGTCTTACAAGGTTCTGCCGGTGGTACCTCAACTCATTATACCGATTAAAA ACGCTCTAGCAACGAAGCGTCCTACGGTGTTGTGTCACGCGCTCAAATGTATCCAGATGTTGGTCACTGGCTGCGAGAGAGTCGGCGAAGCCCTGGTGCCTTACTACCGACAGATTCTACCCACACTTAACCTGTTCAAGGATAAAAACC GTAACATCGGTTCCGCTATAGACCACACTACAACCCGGGGAGAAAATGTGGCAGATCTCATAGAGAGCACCCTTCAGTTGCTAGAACGATACGGAGGGCCTGATGCATTCATAAACATCAAGTACATGATACCGACATACGAATCAAGTGTCCtcaattga